The following DNA comes from Rosa rugosa chromosome 5, drRosRugo1.1, whole genome shotgun sequence.
TCTGCACTCCCATGTGGACATGTTATAGCAGCACTTTATAGCAAAGGTTGGAGCCCAGATGACTTTGTCTCTGAGTGGTATACTAAGAAGAAATATTTGGAGGCATATGAGGTTGTCATAAATCCCATTGCTGGTGTGGCTGAATGGGAAAAAAAGGATAGGTCAATAGCACCTCCATTGTATAGGAGGCAGCCAGGGAGGCCCAAAAGCAAGAGGACCAAAGAACCAGGTATGTACAGTGTTTGAGTGATGTTTGAGGATCTAAACAAGTCATTTCTGTCTTATACTAATTGGATTTACATATATTTGTAGGTGAGGAACCCCTACTAGCTGGAGTTGAAAGGCTCCCAAAAAGCTACTACTCTCAGATCACTTGTGGCACATGTCACCAGAAGGGTCATAATAAGAGGACTTGTCAAAGAAGGAACCAAGTAACCACATTAACTCCCTAACTCCTATAACTGTAGTATCTGTTTTACATTTTCAATGGGACATTGTGGACATTATATTTGTTTG
Coding sequences within:
- the LOC133711328 gene encoding uncharacterized protein LOC133711328, whose translation is MVRLNNRRNAAAKWRCNVGPRIEKLLKKNATWSHDYKALQSSEQRFDLQGRGVACESGVISQHFVQLDMKSCTCRRWDLSALPCGHVIAALYSKGWSPDDFVSEWYTKKKYLEAYEVVINPIAGVAEWEKKDRSIAPPLYRRQPGRPKSKRTKEPGEEPLLAGVERLPKSYYSQITCGTCHQKGHNKRTCQRRNQVTTLTP